From Pandoraea norimbergensis, the proteins below share one genomic window:
- a CDS encoding alpha/beta hydrolase, producing MKRGLGLGGVLMGTLLLAACTLPGVSDKTLSAVGYLPPTTAEIPLKTGPTASTFDYPVMFGTTRKALSAGAGFSDDRDEALHYGRVFVTIPKNHRVGSLGSDIGTYFGSDPKLTVNRFESIPGEAQFLAIAQRELRPVTGPESGYVVVFIHGYNNAFNDAALRAAQLGADLDVPANNMFLFSWAARSGVTKYTFDEATVDTSEVYFRSFLETVAKAANGRKIHIVAHSMGNRALLRVIASGVNTVSSERGIRFGQIILAAADVDRDLFAQLAPNYLKVSDRTTVYLSPYDFAVAASSHVHDYPRVGCGTAPQVVVPGIDNVVSNLPEDFPSHAYFAETLPLLTDIKNLMLRNTPARSGDKWKRVDGYWVVGGEPKSGKVVCRTRNTLMPAAR from the coding sequence ATGAAACGGGGTTTGGGGCTCGGGGGAGTACTCATGGGCACGCTGCTGCTTGCGGCGTGTACGTTGCCAGGGGTGTCTGACAAGACACTGAGCGCGGTGGGCTATCTACCGCCAACCACGGCGGAGATTCCGCTGAAGACGGGGCCGACGGCGTCGACATTCGACTATCCGGTCATGTTCGGTACAACACGCAAGGCGTTGTCCGCCGGGGCAGGCTTCTCAGACGATCGGGATGAAGCGCTTCACTATGGCCGCGTGTTCGTCACGATCCCCAAAAATCACCGTGTGGGCTCGCTGGGCTCGGACATCGGCACGTACTTCGGAAGCGATCCGAAGCTGACCGTGAACCGTTTCGAGTCGATACCGGGAGAGGCGCAATTTCTTGCCATCGCGCAACGTGAACTTCGGCCGGTCACGGGCCCCGAAAGCGGCTATGTCGTGGTGTTCATCCACGGCTACAACAACGCCTTCAACGACGCGGCACTGCGCGCGGCGCAACTGGGGGCTGATCTGGATGTGCCTGCGAACAACATGTTCCTGTTTTCGTGGGCAGCGAGAAGCGGGGTCACCAAGTACACCTTCGACGAGGCAACCGTCGACACCAGCGAGGTGTATTTCCGGTCGTTTCTGGAGACGGTCGCCAAGGCGGCAAACGGGCGAAAGATTCATATCGTGGCGCACAGCATGGGGAATCGGGCATTGCTGCGCGTGATTGCGTCCGGTGTGAATACCGTCTCTTCGGAGCGGGGTATTCGGTTCGGTCAGATCATCCTCGCCGCGGCCGACGTCGATCGCGATCTGTTTGCGCAACTCGCACCGAACTATCTGAAAGTGTCGGACCGAACGACGGTCTACCTTTCCCCGTACGACTTTGCGGTGGCGGCGTCCAGCCATGTCCACGACTATCCGCGCGTCGGCTGTGGAACGGCCCCGCAAGTGGTCGTCCCCGGCATCGACAACGTGGTCTCGAATCTTCCGGAGGACTTCCCGTCACATGCTTATTTTGCAGAGACGCTCCCTCTCCTGACGGATATCAAGAACCTGATGCTGCGCAACACGCCCGCGCGCTCCGGGGATAAGTGGAAGCGGGTCGATGGCTACTGGGTGGTCGGCGGTGAGCCCAAGAGCGGGAAGGTTGTCTGCCGGACTCGCAACACGCTGATGCCCGCGGCCCGATAG
- a CDS encoding VOC family protein — MKLNDIPAADLALRLHGVDHTARPTWRLRETVEFYRDVLGLPLIHTISARGWGPATHPDFLHFFFDSGNGSTIAFFYYLGSDEPATLARHQGSAPFPDDHVFDATHTAWLVDTQADLHAWKARLEARGVEVSAETAHEVIESIYFRDPNGYFIEITRKLRALASIDARDAAATLEAAMEIEDEAREGSAPFTCIDAVWLRKAQRLNQRLREERQS, encoded by the coding sequence ATGAAGTTGAATGACATCCCCGCTGCGGATCTCGCCTTGCGTCTGCATGGCGTTGACCACACGGCCCGGCCGACGTGGCGATTGCGCGAAACCGTCGAGTTTTATCGCGACGTGCTCGGGCTGCCGCTGATCCACACGATCTCCGCGCGCGGCTGGGGACCTGCCACGCACCCCGATTTCCTGCATTTCTTCTTCGATAGCGGCAACGGCAGCACCATCGCGTTTTTCTACTATCTCGGCAGTGACGAGCCCGCGACGCTTGCCCGCCATCAGGGCAGTGCGCCGTTTCCCGACGATCATGTGTTCGACGCCACGCACACCGCATGGCTGGTCGATACGCAAGCCGATCTGCACGCGTGGAAAGCCCGTCTGGAAGCGCGCGGTGTCGAAGTGTCGGCCGAGACGGCGCACGAGGTGATCGAGTCGATCTACTTCCGCGACCCGAATGGCTATTTCATCGAGATCACCCGGAAGCTGCGCGCGCTGGCGAGCATCGACGCACGCGATGCAGCCGCCACGCTTGAGGCCGCGATGGAAATCGAAGACGAAGCCCGCGAGGGGAGCGCACCCTTCACGTGTATCGACGCCGTCTGGCTGCGCAAAGCGCAACGCCTTAATCAGCGCCTGCGCGAGGAGCGTCAGTCATGA
- a CDS encoding DUF1059 domain-containing protein — MTRKYIDCREFPSETNCSVALCADSEGELLEAAVQHAITVHKHTDSPALRSQLKTLFHDGTPPVDAPRHG; from the coding sequence ATGACCCGAAAGTACATCGATTGCCGGGAGTTCCCGAGCGAGACGAACTGCTCGGTCGCGCTATGTGCTGATTCCGAAGGTGAATTGCTGGAGGCTGCCGTGCAGCACGCGATCACGGTTCACAAGCATACCGATTCGCCGGCGTTGCGCTCACAGTTGAAGACGCTTTTCCATGACGGCACACCGCCCGTAGATGCACCGCGTCACGGGTAA
- a CDS encoding FAD-binding oxidoreductase — translation MTHLSTEAIGALSASTRGQVLLPGDPDFDRSRRLWNAMIDRHPAVIVRCAGVADVRRAVDFARDNKLPLAVRGGAHNIAGTAVCDGGLMIDLSPMTSVRVDPVARRAYVEPGATLGDFDHEAQAFGLATPLGINSTTGVSGLTLGGGFGWLTRKYGMTIDNLLSADVVTADGELVHTAADAHEHLFWAIRGGGGNFGVVTMFEFQLHPVGPQVYGGLVVLPLAQAKDALKRYRVAARDMPDALSVWAVLRLAPPLPFLPEAVHGKPVVAFASCYTGALEDGPAALAAVRQFGTPYGEHLGPMPYATWQQAFDPLLTPGARNYWKSHNLADLPDGLLDVLIDAIGKLPSPQCEIFFGQIGGQASRYPADATAYPSRDTQYVMNVHGRWDDPGDDARCVAWARAFFDAAAPFALGSAYVNFLTQDEAERVGAAYGPNYERLVAAKTRYDPHNLFHHNQNIKPARD, via the coding sequence ATGACCCACTTATCCACCGAGGCAATCGGCGCGTTGAGCGCGTCCACAAGAGGCCAGGTGTTGCTGCCCGGCGACCCTGATTTCGATCGGTCACGACGTCTTTGGAATGCCATGATCGACCGCCACCCGGCTGTGATCGTGCGCTGCGCGGGTGTCGCCGATGTGCGCCGGGCCGTGGACTTTGCGCGCGATAACAAGCTGCCGCTCGCCGTGCGTGGCGGCGCGCACAACATCGCCGGCACGGCGGTGTGCGACGGCGGGCTGATGATCGATTTGTCGCCGATGACATCGGTGCGTGTCGATCCGGTGGCACGCCGTGCCTATGTCGAACCGGGCGCCACGCTGGGCGATTTCGATCACGAAGCACAGGCTTTCGGTCTCGCGACGCCGCTCGGGATCAACTCGACAACCGGCGTATCGGGCCTGACGCTTGGCGGCGGGTTCGGTTGGCTTACCCGGAAATACGGCATGACGATCGATAATCTCTTGTCGGCGGATGTCGTGACGGCCGACGGGGAACTGGTCCACACCGCTGCCGATGCGCACGAGCACCTTTTCTGGGCGATTCGCGGCGGCGGTGGCAATTTTGGCGTCGTCACGATGTTCGAGTTTCAACTGCACCCGGTCGGGCCGCAAGTGTACGGCGGCCTTGTCGTCTTGCCGTTGGCGCAGGCGAAAGACGCGCTCAAACGCTATCGGGTTGCCGCGCGCGATATGCCCGACGCGCTTTCGGTATGGGCGGTGTTGCGCCTTGCACCGCCGTTGCCGTTTCTGCCGGAGGCGGTCCACGGCAAACCGGTCGTCGCGTTTGCAAGCTGCTACACCGGTGCGCTGGAAGACGGCCCGGCGGCGCTGGCGGCGGTGCGCCAATTCGGTACCCCGTATGGCGAGCACCTCGGCCCGATGCCGTATGCCACGTGGCAACAGGCGTTCGATCCGCTGTTGACGCCCGGCGCACGCAATTACTGGAAGTCGCACAATCTGGCCGACTTGCCGGATGGGCTGCTCGACGTGTTGATCGACGCAATTGGCAAGCTGCCGTCGCCGCAATGCGAAATCTTCTTCGGGCAGATCGGGGGCCAGGCAAGCCGCTATCCGGCGGACGCTACGGCTTATCCGAGCCGCGATACCCAATATGTCATGAACGTGCACGGACGCTGGGACGACCCGGGCGACGATGCGCGATGTGTCGCGTGGGCACGCGCGTTTTTCGACGCGGCCGCGCCATTTGCACTGGGTAGCGCTTACGTCAATTTCCTGACACAGGACGAAGCGGAGCGGGTCGGGGCAGCCTATGGCCCGAACTACGAGCGTCTCGTTGCCGCGAAAACCCGGTATGACCCGCATAACCTGTTCCATCACAACCAGAACATCAAGCCGGCTCGCGATTAA
- a CDS encoding TetR/AcrR family transcriptional regulator — MTKAQTKSDALRENILEVATRLFIDRGFDGTSFNDIADVVGVSRPALYYYFKSKEAILEVLTTVVTRAAGELASEALPENLQQPSAMLRHLVLRHAHLILTHPLQFRVVERNEDNLPPKQKKLAEQSRRTVLEQFRHAIELGIERGQFRVMDAKVAAFSIIGMCNWTAWWFTPAGPRKAEEIAEQIADMALRTVEQAPGRQPGEPGAAGVIKLLREDIDLLERHLATERGKAAT; from the coding sequence ATGACCAAAGCACAGACCAAAAGCGACGCGTTGCGGGAAAACATTCTGGAAGTCGCTACGCGGCTGTTCATCGACCGGGGATTCGACGGCACGAGTTTCAACGACATTGCCGATGTCGTCGGCGTCAGCCGGCCGGCGCTGTACTACTACTTCAAGAGCAAGGAAGCGATTCTCGAAGTCCTCACGACGGTGGTCACCCGCGCGGCGGGCGAGCTCGCCTCCGAGGCGTTGCCGGAAAACTTGCAGCAGCCCTCGGCGATGCTGCGCCATCTCGTGCTGCGCCATGCGCACCTGATTCTCACGCACCCGCTGCAATTTCGCGTCGTCGAGCGCAATGAGGACAACCTGCCGCCCAAGCAGAAAAAGCTGGCCGAGCAGTCTCGCCGGACCGTGCTGGAGCAGTTCCGGCATGCCATCGAATTGGGGATCGAGCGGGGTCAGTTCCGCGTGATGGATGCGAAGGTCGCCGCGTTTTCCATCATCGGCATGTGCAATTGGACGGCGTGGTGGTTCACGCCCGCAGGCCCGCGCAAGGCCGAAGAGATCGCGGAGCAGATTGCCGATATGGCGTTGCGCACCGTCGAGCAGGCGCCCGGGCGGCAACCGGGTGAACCGGGCGCTGCCGGGGTGATCAAGCTGCTGCGCGAAGATATTGACTTGCTTGAGCGGCACCTCGCCACCGAGCGCGGCAAAGCGGCAACGTAA
- a CDS encoding alpha/beta fold hydrolase: MSQQQQGRGDGQSATAGFLNTDWNPRDLPLGASTRNVVLRTGDGAATSGSLYAAGSPDTVVCIMHPREFMACHYLIPDIVEAGFAAWTQAPRSVGNDMRLEHEFALYDVAAGMRFLRDAGFKRIVLLGNSGGSGLYALYVQQSGLAPDARIERTPGGRLTKLASLDMPVVDGVVFVAPHPGQGALLQTCIDPSVANEHDALSVDPTLDPFDPANGFVPREPGTPASSRYDANFVTRYRAAQTARVARLDAMARDLIAARQGARERMKREGGSADGALRRMAAHTPLMTVWRTDADLRCFDLTLDPSDRRYGSLWGSDPFASNYGSVGFGRVCSPEAWLSTWSGLSSNALLSKTAAAIVQPTLLIEYTGDQACFPSVIADIYASLGTTHKSHRRVRGDHHGRALAPEDEAGRYVAGRLLQDWLRETFPQ, from the coding sequence ATGAGTCAACAGCAACAGGGTCGCGGCGACGGCCAGAGCGCGACCGCAGGGTTTCTGAACACGGACTGGAATCCGCGCGACCTGCCGCTTGGCGCGAGCACGCGCAACGTGGTGCTGCGCACGGGAGACGGCGCGGCCACGAGCGGATCGCTTTACGCCGCCGGGTCGCCTGATACGGTGGTCTGCATCATGCATCCGCGCGAATTCATGGCGTGTCATTACCTGATTCCGGATATCGTCGAAGCGGGCTTCGCGGCGTGGACACAGGCGCCGCGCTCGGTGGGTAACGACATGCGGCTCGAACACGAATTTGCGCTCTACGACGTGGCCGCCGGCATGCGCTTTTTGCGCGACGCGGGCTTCAAGCGCATCGTGCTGCTCGGCAATTCGGGCGGCAGCGGTCTTTACGCACTCTATGTGCAGCAGTCCGGTCTGGCGCCCGACGCGCGTATCGAACGCACCCCCGGTGGACGCCTGACAAAGCTGGCGTCGCTCGACATGCCGGTCGTCGATGGCGTGGTGTTCGTGGCCCCGCATCCGGGGCAGGGCGCGTTGCTGCAAACGTGTATCGACCCGTCGGTTGCCAATGAGCACGACGCACTGTCGGTCGATCCGACGCTCGATCCGTTCGACCCGGCCAACGGTTTCGTGCCGCGAGAACCCGGCACTCCCGCATCGTCACGTTACGACGCCAACTTCGTCACGCGTTACCGTGCGGCGCAAACGGCCCGCGTGGCCCGGCTCGATGCAATGGCCCGCGATCTGATCGCCGCTCGTCAAGGCGCGCGCGAACGGATGAAGCGGGAGGGCGGCAGTGCCGATGGTGCGCTGCGCCGTATGGCAGCCCACACACCGTTGATGACCGTCTGGCGTACCGACGCCGATCTGCGTTGCTTCGACCTCACACTCGATCCTTCGGACCGTCGCTACGGCTCGTTGTGGGGCAGCGACCCGTTCGCATCGAATTACGGATCGGTGGGTTTCGGGCGCGTCTGTTCGCCCGAAGCGTGGCTGTCGACGTGGTCGGGACTGTCGTCGAACGCGCTGCTCTCGAAAACGGCGGCTGCCATCGTGCAGCCGACGCTGCTCATCGAATACACGGGCGATCAGGCGTGCTTTCCGAGTGTGATCGCGGACATCTACGCGAGCCTCGGCACGACGCACAAATCCCATCGGCGCGTGCGCGGCGATCACCACGGCCGCGCGCTCGCACCTGAGGACGAAGCTGGGCGCTACGTCGCGGGACGCCTCTTGCAAGACTGGCTGCGCGAGACGTTTCCGCAATGA
- a CDS encoding CoB--CoM heterodisulfide reductase iron-sulfur subunit B family protein, translating into MSSFHQGTDMQIAFYPGCSARTTCGELLDATHAVADRLGITLETLTSATCTGSREIRAADPERFVALNVRIIALAEAKGLDLMTICNTCTLNLIEAKQRVDNDPALRARVDRKLAEEGLVYRGTARVTHFLWYLLEEVGETRLRALVKTPLSEHRIAAFYGCHIVRPPSVFGDTDARDVRSIETLAQILGCTTVDYSGRTACCGFHCSAQSDVIPIKLSGRHVASAKAAGADAMVTPCPLCHTVLDTYQDDMARDLNTSLDLPVLHLPQLVGLALGIDAAALGLKRHVVPVKDVRRGPPALP; encoded by the coding sequence ATGAGTTCTTTCCACCAAGGCACTGACATGCAAATCGCCTTCTACCCCGGATGCAGCGCACGTACCACGTGTGGTGAGCTACTGGACGCCACCCATGCCGTGGCAGACCGGCTGGGCATCACGCTGGAAACGCTGACGTCTGCCACCTGCACCGGCAGTCGTGAGATTCGTGCGGCCGACCCGGAGCGCTTCGTTGCGCTCAACGTGCGCATCATCGCGCTGGCCGAGGCGAAAGGCCTCGATCTCATGACGATCTGCAATACCTGTACGTTGAATCTGATCGAAGCCAAACAACGCGTGGACAACGACCCGGCGTTGCGTGCGCGCGTGGACCGCAAGCTCGCCGAGGAGGGGCTGGTCTACCGGGGCACGGCACGTGTGACGCACTTTCTCTGGTATCTGCTGGAGGAGGTCGGCGAGACGCGGTTGCGAGCACTCGTCAAAACGCCGTTGTCGGAACATCGGATCGCGGCGTTCTACGGCTGCCACATCGTCCGGCCGCCCTCGGTTTTCGGCGACACGGATGCGCGTGACGTCAGATCGATTGAAACGCTCGCGCAGATTTTGGGCTGCACGACCGTCGACTATTCCGGCAGAACGGCGTGCTGCGGTTTCCACTGCTCGGCGCAAAGCGACGTGATTCCCATCAAACTCAGCGGGCGCCACGTAGCTTCGGCGAAAGCGGCAGGCGCGGATGCGATGGTAACGCCGTGTCCGCTATGTCATACGGTGCTCGACACCTATCAGGACGACATGGCACGCGATCTGAACACCTCGCTCGATCTGCCGGTGCTGCATTTGCCACAGCTTGTCGGGTTGGCGTTGGGTATCGATGCGGCGGCGCTGGGGCTCAAGCGACACGTTGTGCCGGTTAAGGACGTGCGGCGGGGTCCGCCGGCGTTGCCGTGA